The following proteins come from a genomic window of Montipora capricornis isolate CH-2021 chromosome 9, ASM3666992v2, whole genome shotgun sequence:
- the LOC138017277 gene encoding uncharacterized protein → MHNLFLGTSKKMFQLWNDLKLFSKGQLKEIEERIKSIEVPSDIGRLPMRISSNSGSYTAEQWKNWTLIYSIYCLKGTCILPDEHFKCWQTFVLACKYLCQSVISRTDLDIADGLILKFCKSVEALYGKHVITPNMHLHNHLKEVIIDHGPVTSFWCFSFERFNGILGSTITNKRSVELQLMRKLLISRQLKDMKLPDRYKDEFLGLCSPSGMSDCDITEEVYSDNWCVTHEFQNIATKAPLHGVNWRNDSGVTQPSSYKLVHLDVDDATLLKQVYKIMYPGREIETANLAESIRKFGTIKILSTTYGSQMQPRGVRSSNILASWVADNGEVLQDRFLLSAGIVRYYFKHSIQFGDEHLTHCFACMKWYIPQEQSTSLYGNPIRVCKKYFHPGGPSSFMPVQRIFSRFASAELEREGQKQIVVAPINRNVQL, encoded by the coding sequence ATGCACAACCTCTTCCTAGGTACGTCAAAGAAAATGTTCCAGCTGTGGAatgatttgaaattattttccaaGGGTCAACTcaaagaaattgaagagagGATAAAATCCATAGAGGTTCCCAGTGATATCGGTCGATTGCCTATGCGAATATCCAGCAATTCCGGTTCGTACACGGCAGAACAATGGAAAAATTGGACactaatttattcaatttactgccttaaaggtacatgtattttacctGACGAGCATTTCAAATGCTGGCAAACATTTGTGCTAGCATGCAAATACTTGTGCCAATCTGTGATTTCTAGAACTGACTTGGACATAGCTGACGGGCTAATACTCAAGTTCTGCAAGTCAGTAGAGGCTCTGTACGGAAAACATGTGATCACACCCAATATGCACTTACATAATCATCTCAAAGAGGTCATAATCGACCACGGACCTGTAACTAGCTTTTGGTGCTTCAGTTTCGAACGCTTTAATGGAATACTGGGGAGCACTATAACCAACAAGAGATCAGTTGAGTTGCAACTCATGAGAAAACTCTTGATATCAAGGCAATTAAAAGATATGAAGTTACCAGACCGGtacaaagatgaatttttggGTTTATGTTCACCTTCGGGAATGTCGGACTGCGATATTACAGAAGAAGTTTACTCTGACAATTGGTGTGTCACTCACGAGTTTCAAAACATTGCAACAAAGGCACCTCTTCATGGTGTAAACTGGAGAAACGATTCCGGGGTTACCCAACCTTCCAGTTATAAACTTGTTCATTTGGACGTGGATGACGCGACATTGTTGAAACAAGTTTATAAAATCATGTACCCAGGCAGGGAGATTGAAACAGCAAATCTGGCAGAAAGCATACGGAAATTTGGAACAATAAAAATTCTGTCAACTACATATGGATCACAAATGCAGCCCAGAGGAGTTCGGTCTAGTAATATTTTAGCGTCTTGGGTGGCAGACAATGGAGAAGTCCTTCAGGACAGATTTTTGTTGTCTGCTGGCATTGTACGCTACTACTTCAAGCATTCCATTCAGTTCGGGGATGAACACCTCACACACTGCTTTGCCTGCATGAAATGGTATATACCACAAGAACAATCTACCAGTCTATATGGCAACCCAATTAGAGTCTGTAAAAAATACTTCCATCCAGGAGGACCCTCGTCCTTTATGCCTGTCCAAAGGATCTTTTCAAGATTTGCCTCAGCTGAACTGGAAAGGGAgggacaaaaacaaattgtggTGGCTCCCATCAACAGGAATGTTCAATTATGA